The following are encoded together in the Desulfobacterales bacterium genome:
- a CDS encoding 2-hydroxyacyl-CoA dehydratase family protein — MEPQAIERYEYFKRLDAVLGLLVAAMDTGASTPEELSVHMPVLLAPADPYHASLVGQVQPEAIEAMLKPKNKAGIRAFAVAFKDYIAKISRLIDEGKPIIGIFPTIPSEILLSMDTAAYGMEIFTLLMAPIFINGAEKELDDTETDGIPSHVCAFQKGVYKAIEWGGLPKPILFIKGSAPCDSSNMTMQYASDKMGVPLHVVDSPYYTDQRAFSYYVDEMKRMVEAVERLTRHSIDEDALRQHVEYSNRQLKYYYQLQEIRKNKPNPDPGMHRPLDTASLYLAGSTDKFGDYVKVLYEEALARHEKKETFLPEGKQEIRTLWTGSFVPYMLYLADWLEDQFGSTFLTCSLTNLPGEVVGLVDTKSTETMIEGLAWRSFNLPMHRNVMSFTDLHVNDMLTAARVYAADAAIFSGNSSCKHAWTLPKIMGDVLLEKYGVPSLQMEVDWLDKRFTPPQTVKNAISEFLRLLV; from the coding sequence ATGGAACCACAAGCCATTGAGAGGTATGAGTATTTCAAGCGATTAGACGCGGTTCTGGGTTTGTTGGTCGCAGCGATGGACACGGGTGCGTCCACCCCTGAAGAGTTATCAGTCCACATGCCGGTACTTTTAGCGCCTGCCGATCCGTATCACGCATCCCTGGTGGGTCAGGTGCAGCCGGAAGCCATTGAAGCGATGCTGAAGCCGAAGAACAAGGCGGGAATTAGAGCCTTTGCCGTTGCTTTTAAGGACTATATCGCAAAAATAAGTCGCCTGATCGATGAGGGAAAGCCGATTATCGGCATTTTCCCGACCATACCCAGTGAAATTTTATTGAGCATGGATACGGCCGCCTATGGTATGGAAATATTTACCCTGCTGATGGCGCCCATATTCATAAATGGGGCGGAAAAAGAACTGGATGATACGGAAACGGACGGTATTCCGAGTCACGTATGTGCTTTTCAGAAGGGGGTATACAAGGCCATCGAATGGGGAGGCCTGCCGAAACCGATCCTTTTTATCAAAGGGTCGGCACCTTGTGACTCAAGCAATATGACCATGCAGTACGCTTCCGACAAGATGGGGGTGCCATTGCACGTTGTTGACTCACCGTATTATACAGACCAGCGCGCTTTCAGCTATTATGTGGATGAAATGAAGCGCATGGTCGAAGCAGTGGAAAGGCTGACGAGGCACAGCATTGATGAGGATGCGCTTAGACAGCATGTCGAGTATTCCAATAGGCAGTTGAAGTATTATTATCAATTGCAGGAAATCCGAAAGAATAAGCCGAATCCGGATCCGGGCATGCACCGGCCGCTGGATACAGCTTCCTTATATCTCGCCGGAAGTACGGATAAGTTTGGAGATTATGTCAAAGTCCTCTACGAAGAGGCGCTGGCGCGCCATGAAAAAAAAGAAACCTTTTTACCTGAAGGAAAACAGGAGATACGGACACTTTGGACCGGATCTTTTGTGCCTTATATGCTGTATTTGGCAGATTGGCTGGAGGATCAGTTTGGAAGCACTTTTTTGACCTGTAGCTTAACGAATCTTCCCGGCGAGGTGGTCGGCCTGGTAGACACGAAGAGCACCGAAACAATGATTGAAGGCTTGGCTTGGCGGTCCTTTAACCTTCCAATGCATCGAAATGTAATGAGTTTTACGGATTTGCATGTCAACGACATGTTGACGGCCGCCCGTGTGTATGCTGCCGATGCGGCCATTTTCAGCGGCAACAGTAGCTGCAAACACGCATGGACACTTCCCAAGATCATGGGGGATGTGTTGCTCGAAAAATACGGCGTTCCAAGCCTTCAAATGGAAGTGGACTGGCTTGACAAACGATTTACACCGCCTCAGACAGTCAAAAATGCGATTTCCGAGTTTTTAAGGCTCCTTGTGTAA
- a CDS encoding 4Fe-4S binding protein — MGEEGYIRLREFLDSLPGGYPATPSGVEIKILKKLFTPDQAELAVKLKVEAESVPHIAARTGMDEKALSEKLETMVKNGLIFRQFDGETPKYRAVHFIVGILEFQVNRMDKEFAELFEQFLPFLVMNKPTMLSDQLRVVPVNNAFNANSKIATYNRIRELIRDDDLIGVAQCVCRQEQKLLGNECRHPSETCLTFGTFARFYLDNGNARKITKNEALQILDRAEENGLVLEASNTQKLEYICCCCSCHCGVLKNIAQLPNPADFVTSYYQAVIDSDVCIGCGECLEICPMKAPYQDEADQYRVSKERCIGCGLCVPKCAVEAISMKLKKSEKEEPPQTLEQVFNQMLARQ; from the coding sequence ATGGGTGAAGAGGGTTACATTCGCTTAAGAGAATTTTTAGACAGTCTGCCGGGGGGATATCCGGCGACCCCGAGTGGCGTGGAGATCAAAATCCTGAAAAAGCTTTTTACCCCGGATCAGGCCGAACTTGCCGTCAAATTAAAAGTGGAAGCCGAAAGTGTGCCGCACATTGCTGCAAGAACGGGGATGGACGAGAAGGCACTATCAGAGAAATTGGAAACCATGGTGAAAAATGGACTGATTTTCCGCCAGTTCGACGGAGAAACACCGAAATACCGGGCTGTTCACTTTATTGTCGGCATTCTGGAGTTTCAGGTGAACCGAATGGATAAGGAATTTGCGGAATTGTTTGAGCAATTTCTGCCGTTTCTTGTGATGAATAAACCGACGATGCTGAGTGATCAACTGCGGGTTGTTCCGGTGAACAACGCCTTCAATGCCAATTCGAAAATCGCCACTTACAACCGAATCAGGGAACTGATCCGTGACGATGATTTGATCGGGGTTGCCCAATGCGTTTGCCGGCAAGAGCAGAAACTTCTGGGGAATGAATGCCGTCACCCGTCGGAGACTTGTTTGACCTTCGGTACCTTTGCGCGATTTTACCTGGATAATGGAAACGCACGGAAAATCACCAAGAATGAGGCGCTGCAAATTCTAGACCGGGCGGAGGAAAACGGCTTGGTGCTGGAAGCGAGCAATACGCAGAAACTGGAATATATCTGTTGCTGCTGTTCCTGCCATTGCGGCGTGCTGAAAAATATTGCGCAATTACCGAATCCCGCAGATTTTGTAACATCCTATTATCAGGCAGTTATTGATTCGGATGTGTGTATCGGATGTGGCGAATGCCTGGAAATATGTCCCATGAAAGCCCCTTACCAGGATGAAGCGGATCAATACCGGGTCAGTAAGGAACGGTGCATCGGGTGCGGGCTCTGCGTTCCGAAATGCGCCGTTGAAGCCATCAGCATGAAGCTGAAAAAAAGCGAAAAAGAGGAGCCGCCGCAGACGCTTGAACAGGTTTTTAACCAAATGCTTGCAAGACAATAA
- a CDS encoding SCP2 sterol-binding domain-containing protein produces MGILSEIEVGYTDGAPINGMGMMIGQYLEQNLKEFAYKAKQAQKLNVCTSVEVEKGICTTVRFNKTSISIENGVAQDTHLHLKSSYMAFADVLTGKLSPIKGVMTGEIKIKKFSMKKPFQALKVLRFLKIPNELISRQPTDTGEEI; encoded by the coding sequence ATGGGGATATTGTCGGAAATAGAAGTCGGATATACGGATGGGGCGCCGATCAACGGTATGGGGATGATGATCGGCCAGTATCTGGAACAAAACCTAAAAGAATTCGCCTATAAAGCAAAACAGGCCCAAAAACTGAATGTGTGCACGTCCGTGGAAGTCGAGAAGGGAATCTGTACCACCGTACGGTTCAATAAAACATCTATTTCCATTGAGAACGGCGTGGCACAGGATACGCACCTGCACTTGAAAAGCTCCTATATGGCATTTGCCGATGTATTGACGGGTAAGCTCAGCCCGATAAAAGGCGTCATGACCGGAGAAATTAAGATCAAAAAATTTTCGATGAAAAAACCGTTCCAGGCCTTGAAGGTGTTAAGGTTTTTAAAAATACCCAATGAGCTGATCAGTAGACAACCCACCGATACGGGCGAAGAGATTTAA